gcagtagttcgcattGGTCCGTCGGTAccttttatgcacaccgaacttgaccgctgtctaTAGGATtatttgcctgattcacgtctttcttaTCAATCCGCTAATATTCTGGTAACTCATCAACCTCAgggtgtccggttgctaagcgacgtcaacgtctttgggagactatttctctgctgatcaacactacgaatggtaattgtaaaaagacacaccgtgtgaagatattgtttcgttttggcaagggCTCGTGTAATAAGCGAGATAATGTATAggacgtcgccggtcattatcgaaaatatacccttcagggcgaagcaagtcACCTTCACTTCTTGGTCCGATTctccctgtcggggcttattttctcgataatgaccggcgttctgtacaACATTATGCCTTACATATAACATAAGTCCAGACCAATCAACGGTTTTGCGCGAGAGACATATGAACGTacccttactttttttttttttttgtaaataccATTTATACCGTACATTTCGATTGCATGATGAAAATAGATCTATTCAAATTAGAAAACGAATCGGATGAGAAGTGTCTATGTAAACGCGGCCAGTGTAGgccggtagactgatctatccagcatacagcTAGGCGGATACTCCAACATATGATTTCACCAAGGCACAGGgaagggcagattttcaaacggcttgtaattgCTAAGCATACTCACCCCTGGTTGCATAATGTCACCCCTTTATGCTCCAAAGGCTGATCTACCTGCATGACATTTGTGGTCTAAAATTGTCTTTACCACCCGTCTCCTCTAGATGGTGGCAACGTGCTGGCTCTACTATTTCTCAAAGTTCATAGAGATGTTGGACACAGTAAGCAGACGGTTCAAATATTGAATGGTAATTGCGCTCTCACTTGACTACAAAACTCACAAATGTTTTTATCCTTTGTTAGGTCTTTTTCGtgctgaggaagaggaacagCCAGGTCACCTTCCTCCACGTCTACCACCACTCAATCATGCCCTTCACGTGGTGGTTTGGCGTGCGCTTTGCTGGAGGTACAAATCTTGACACCATAACATTTTTCTTCAGCCTTTTTCCAAATTGAGTACCAAAAAATGGCCGTTCTTTGACCCCCTTTTAACTTGTGTCCCATAGGTGGTCTGGGAACGTTCCACGCACTGCTCAACAGCATAGTGCACGTCGTCATGTACACTTACTACGGCCTGACCGCCTTGGGCCCTAGCTTCCAGAAGTACCTGTGGTGGAAGAAGTACCTGACGTCCATCCAGCTGGTAGGCTATGGTGGAGCATGGTGGAGCATGGTGGTTCAGCTGTCTGTGAGGGGTCTTTGTTGAGAAGTGACATGCtcatgtctcccccctctcctctcttcagaTACAGTTTGTGATGGTGACCACACACATCTGGCAGTATTTCTTTCTGGAGGACTGCCCCTACCAGTTTCCGGTCTTCATCTACATCATTGGCCTCTACGGACTCATCTTCCTGCTGCTGTTCCTGAACTTCTGGTACCATGCCTACACCAAGGGCAAGAGGCTCCCCAAGTCCATGCAGAACCAGACCTGGGCTCACCACTCCAACGGCGTCATGAACGGCAACGCCAATCACAACGAGAAGGAAGAGTGATGTCggaaaatcccccccccccaccccacacacttGCATCAGTAGACCACTGTGAGGTGCTGTAACCCAATCAAAGACATTCACATTgtgtctttatatatttttattttatgcaaTCGGTCATGACGGCTCTATTTTAAATTTGGTTCCCTAATGTAGTTAAAGACGACTATCTGCATGAGTTTTAAGAATAGTGGGCTATCTATGCATTTCACAATTGTAATGCTTTGTTCACTCTACCCTTCACAAAAGCACCTTTTCATAATGTTTCCGTCACTGGTGTTGATACTCCTTGCCTAGGCATAGACTTATTCTCCATATGAACTTtgggaaatgaatgaatgaatttgaAAGATTAATTTATGAGTGTTCCATGCAACAGAGGAGGAAGCTAACAGTTGGTTTTGGTTTCTGCCTTATTTTACCGTGTAGCCAAGAATTCAAGCCCAAGCTGATTACAAACTCTTTTTTACTATGTATTTTCTGTATGGGTTATGTTATTTATCCGAAAATTGTTTCATTGTTAAAATATGTCTGGCAACTATGATGGCGGGGGAGGGGAATCGACCCTGGCAATGACATTGaatcgattttttttaaacgatttttaTCCTGTAATTAATGAAAGTGTGCTGAGAACTACCACCCTGCTCATTCTGTGACTACACTTTTGGCCGCTAGGTACCTTGtctcttaccccttcccccttcaaaataaggggtaaggggtaggggCCTTAAACCACTTTGTGTTGAGCTGTGGTCCTGGCTATGCTATTGGTTGCCTCACCACtgcattttgtttaaatatattCTGTTCTTTTTGAGCCCTCCTTCACGCCAGAGGTTATGTTATGACTGTGCCTCTAAAAAGAAGATGCGACATGAATGCAACATGAAAAACGTAATGTATagttttgtgtatttatataaatattaaattgtCTTTATACTTTGAGATAGCCttgtggtgtttttttatttggacTTTGAAGTCGAGTGTTCCTTACTGTTTAGTCAGCACACAGTGTAGGGGCACTTTGTCTGCCAAGACGTGACTAAATTGGAAGCAGGTGGGAGTTCTAAGAAGCACACTATGTAGCTGTATGGTTTGCATTGTTGTAACGAGTGTTACGATCTGAGTCCAGGTGTATGGTAACCTGTTGTGTTGCAATTGTTTGGAAACTACAGTTAAACATATCTGCTACAAACAATACTCCTGTAGTTGGATGGAGGTGACGGCCGTCACATTTGATTTGCACACAAAATTGGCTTCAACCTCCGGGCAGTGGAAACCAACCAGTACACGGTTTATTATTTTGCCGGATTTCAGTGTTATTGGCCTTGCCCAACTCGTGCCTCACCGATGCACCGTGAGCAAGTGCTGCTAGAAAAGAATTCAGAGAGTAATGCATTTCAGCTTGTTCTTTACGAAAGCGAATCTGAATTGCATTTTGTGCCAGAACGTCCAGGGAGTTTACTGAAGTTGCCTTCTCCCCTGCCATGATTCAAAGGTTTTCCAGGGCGGCAGTCTTCAAGATTACAGACCGGCGATAAACGGTGAGATTATATGGAAAGTACTTTGAAATTGCATATATAAACATACGTTTGTTAAAAATGCTACCATGTGTTACCAGTTGGCCAAAATGTGGATGGTGTTGCAAGGTTTGTCACTGGCCTTACTGTTGAAGGTAAATGTTCTTAGCTTTTTCTTGCTTTTGAAACGAGTATCATAACTTGTTTTTCCACGGAAGGCTAATTATAGGTTAAATGCATGTAAAAATATGTATCCATAGTTGAAACAAATGATTCCTCCCTTCCTCAAACTATACCTTTTGAGATTAAGTCCAGTTGTAGATGAAGCCTGTAGGGTCCCACAGTGGCATAGTACATTATATTTCACTATGGAACCTAAACAGTGGAGCACCCTGACCTGTTGATTGGAAGTaatttaaagatcccatatcgtGCTTTTACTACTACTAGGAAGAGTTGCATGGATTCctgcaattatttttttaaaatatttgcAACTAAGGAGCTTCATCCTCTCCAACCAGAGCAATAGTATGAAACTTCCTCCCCGAACTTCCCTGGAAGTCTACACTCTGAAATTTGTACACTCCAGGGGCCAGATATCGTTGTACAAGATGTTTGTAAGTCTAAAGAAGAGTCATCTGAACGCTTGCTTCAAGCATGGCGAACAGACGTGCGGGAGTATTTAACAGAGGAAACAAAatccataataaataaatgtacaaaaaaaaaaatagttacatgcctgtatgttTAGAAATACCCCTTATTGGTCTCCCACTGTTCATTTCTGGTAAACCAATTTCAGCATCTTTCAAAAACAGTCTTATTTGCATCATGTTGCATCAAGGCCCCCCTCCCGAGAAGCCCACTGTTGCAATGGGTCAGACGAGTTGCGCATGCTTTGGCATGCGGTTCACACCCCtgagaagttgtaaacattgcgGGTAGCTGGGAGGCGTGACTTCCGCACTTCAGCGCCTCCAATTGCAGTCTGACGAGGGGTTGAGGGGATTTCACAGTTGGGGTgaatactccccctggctcgGACTTTAGATTTGTCTGGCTTAGCAGACGAGAAACATGTACGCACATCAtataaagcaaagggaaaagtcgaAGAAGCTGCACATCGCCCCCTTTAAGGCCTTCTGACTTGCGTCGCCTGCTCTTTGTAGTACACCAAAATACGGAGCCCGGTAGGTGTCATGGGAGTCAAATGTGCGTGCGATTTATCTCTCGCCCCCACCTGCGAGAGGCATGAGCACTTGAAGCTGAACAACTTGAAGTGAGAGTAGGAATACAAAGGTCACAAAACCATTTGTGAAATCAGGGATTGTTTCAAACAACCTCACATCAAGTCCTTAGGAAGAGTTGTAAGAGTTTTAAGAGTAGCCTACTAATCCATTAGTAAGTTAGCATTAGTTAATTACTCTCATATCGAGTGTGGCAAACTAATGATGAAACAATAATCCAACATGATGTCGAAGTGCCCTCTGCCCTTTAACCATTTCCAAAATGAGTAGTATGCTGGGTCACTGATTTTAGGCAATATCTCTAAAGTCCAGAACATTGTATTCAGTCATttgttaaaataaacatttgctccaactttatttatttctgttgtGCCTGATTGGAGTCAAAGTATGATTTCCCAGTAGTGAAGCAGTCTGATATTTTAAACCACAATTGTATATACTACGCATATAAACAGCACGTCAAATATGCTTAATGCCTGAATCATTTCTGATATATCTGACTTCATATGGTGCAGATAAAAAATATGTTACCCGTTTGCCTTTTATTTTCAACCAGGATACATAAGtaatattaaaacaaaaaataaatggtcAGATAATTCCAGGAGGCAGCCTTAAACTAATATTTCCAGAGTCAACCCAGTCAGTAGACAAGGTCTCCCCCCAATATTGGTCCATTGTTTCAATACTTAGTTTTCTTTAGTCATGATTTGTATGTCTTCTATTTAGTAGAAGAAAACGAGACCTGAAGAAAGGTCCAAACATCAAAGAAGTGCTAGGAACAGAAACATGACAAGAATAGAACAGAAACACTAGGAAAAGAAAAGCTATGAACAAAACATCACCGAAGAGGAAAAATGGGAACAGAAACATTAGTGGAGAAGAGCTAGAAACAAAAGAACCTTACAGAAGAAGAGATAGGAACAAGAACATCACAGACGAAGAGCTAGGAAGGAGCTATAGAAAGAAGTGGTGGCTCAGGAGGGGTTCCCAtctcatctggggggggggggtacagatgGATAGTGCTAGAAGGTAATTACACCCTGGTAGAGACCGTAATTTGGCGGTTAAAGTGCACGATGCTGCCAGCCCTTTGAGGCCGCCACCACAGTGGTCATTGGTTGGCTGATGGAGTCGTACTTTCCTACACTCGTCAGGGGGGTCATTTATCTGTCACTCATTAAGTCGCTGCGTGACTTGAGTCTTGAGACCATCGTTCCTCGACTCCTGTCGGCTGGACGAAAACGATAAACACTTGACAGGGTGAGAGCTTCTGTCTGAGTTTAAAGTGCACCTTGGAGGAGAAATCCGGGTAATGAAAGTTCATTGCAAAGCAAGTGAGATGCATCGACTTGTTTCGGCCTTTTTTAATGTGTGCTTTGATCTACTTTGATCCACTTACATTTAGATATATGATATAGGTGACGTTTAATTGCAGTGTTTGAAGATAGTAATAATTTTAGACAGGACCCTGTGTACTTTATTAATGACAATGTATTTGCTGTGACTTTATAATgcatacttttgtgtgtgtgtacgtgggtttGTTCAATTGTTGAAACGTACTCTTGTATGATTTCCATCATGTATTATGTTTGACCTAATATAGCCTCCCATTGCTATGGTTGCTCTGGCTCCCCTCCTTTCTCAGTCTATTATAATTCCCACTCACAGCGACACCGCATAAAACAAATACATGTTCCTCCCTGGGTCCAGGAACCAGTCCCTGGCCAAATGCGTTATGTCATATATTTAAACCTTGTAGCATGGATCCCTTGCGTGctctattatttttcttaaacaAATGGAAAAAAGGTCTCCCTCGAGTGTCTGGCTGCCAGCACCTTCCACGAGGGAACAAGCTGCCATGTCTACTTAGATCCTAAGTAGACATGGCAGCTAGTTCCCGCGTGGAAGGCTCTGACAACCACCGACAAGTGTCCTGTGAAATAGCCATTCTGGACAGCGCAGAATTGCTATTTTACAAGCAGCTTCAGATGGTCCCTCAACCTCACACGCAGAAACATTGTCATTCCGAACTCTTGAGTTTTTGCGAGGTTTTGCGGCTAGGAAACAGAAAATTATTTCCACGGCGATGGGATTGGATTagtatatcacacacacacacacacacacacacacacacacacacacacacacacacacacacacacacacacacacacacacacttactttaGCATAGCATTTACATTAACATCTTCTTCCACTCCTGTGAGTTTCGACAAGCCTTGGGGTTGATGTACAGTACAGTAGCACTCTGCCAGCCTGGCAACATCTCTGTATGCCTTCTTTTTCCTGCGCCACcttgtgtgtctctcactgatcgtcttccttccttcttccttaTCCGACACTATTATGTTGTGATGTGTGATCTAAATCCTTCATCTGAGGCTGTGCACTCAGTGTCCTCTGGCCGTTGGTCCCACTGACCGTGTAAGCTTCAGGATGGTTAGCAAC
Above is a genomic segment from Gadus morhua chromosome 6, gadMor3.0, whole genome shotgun sequence containing:
- the elovl7a gene encoding elongation of very long chain fatty acids protein 7a; its protein translation is MEFVNVKSSMALLYDRFIQNADPRTGNWLLMSSPLPQTIIIAAYIFFVTSWGPRLMANRKAFDLKGVLVVYNFGVVALSLYMCYEFWMAGWGTGYTFRCDLVDYSPTGKRMVATCWLYYFSKFIEMLDTVFFVLRKRNSQVTFLHVYHHSIMPFTWWFGVRFAGGGLGTFHALLNSIVHVVMYTYYGLTALGPSFQKYLWWKKYLTSIQLIQFVMVTTHIWQYFFLEDCPYQFPVFIYIIGLYGLIFLLLFLNFWYHAYTKGKRLPKSMQNQTWAHHSNGVMNGNANHNEKEE